The following is a genomic window from Halobacterium sp. R2-5.
CTCGGAGTCCGGAACTGGGGGACTCAGCCCGTCCAAGTTCACAGCACGTACGATGGGACTAATCTCGCCGACATCGCCCTAGTGAGCGACGATGGAGTCCTTCGCGACGATCCGCCTGTCGTTGGGACGGGGGACATCCTTGAGGTAGGCCTCTACGTCGACACTCATGGATCAACCACCGGCGAGTTCGACGAGACGCTGACCATCGTCGCCGACCAGCCTGACGAATAGTCGGGCACCCCTAAATTTGGTATTTTCGTACGAGAGTGCCCGTTAGATTCCCTGAGATACATCTAAGAAGAGTTCTGTCTCGGTTTAGGACGGCGTTGACGCTCATCTGGTTTAGTTCGATGCGTGTTAACTGGTATCAATGACTGCCAGAGGTGTATGCCAGATGAGCAAGTGAATTCTGAATTCACGCTGCCGTATCAATACTACTTACATAGGGGATGACTGGTTGAGTGGATGCTTCCGGGCGGTGTGGTACCGCGTGGGAGCGCGCGAACGAGGTAGTTCAACCATGCAACGTCGCAAATTCGTCGCAGGACTCGGATCGCTCGCTGCCGCCGGGGCAGTCGGAATCGGCACGGGTGCGTTTACGAGCGTGACTGCCGACCGCTCCGTCTCGGTCGAGGTAGCCGACGACAGTAGCGCGTTCCTCACGCTGAAACAACACGTCGGACAGTCGACACCGAACGATGTGTTCTCCTCGCACGAGGACGGCGAGCTTGTTCTGGACTTCGACGAAACTGCGATTGGCGGCCAGGGCGTCAACCGTGACGCGGTCACGGCGTTCGACAACGTCTTCAAACTCGAGAATCACGGTACGCAGCCGGTGAACGTCTGGTTCGAGCACGACCTTCCTGGTGTGACGTTCTACCGCTTCGACCCGAACTCGAACAGCTTCGACGGCCCCGAGAACGCGAAGATCGGGCTCCACGTAGGTGCTCACATGGGTATCGGCGTCGAGATTGACACGACCGTCGGCGACTGGGACAGCGTGGATCAGCTCTCGGGGACTGTGACGATTCACGCGAGCGCCGAGGACCCGACTGGAGGGACCTAACTCATGCAGCGCCGCAAATTCGTCGCCGGCATCGGCTCGCTCGCTGCTGCGGGAGCGGCTGGCATCGGCACGGGCGCGTTCACCAGCGTCGAGGCTGACCGGGACTTCACGGTGGACGTCGCAGACGACGCGAACGCGTTCCTCCGGATGGTCGCCGTCCCCGGGAGCGGGAACAGCGACTACGTCAAGGTCAGGGACGGCCAGCTGTCGGGCGACCTCTCCGGGGGGAACGACAGTCTCCTCGGTGACGGTGTGAATTCCGGTGCCGTCACGACCGTCGACGACCTGTTCCGCATCGAGAACCACGGAACTCAGCCCGTGTACGTCTGGATTCTGGAGGACGGCGGCCGGAACGGGAGCAAGAACCATGCGTTCTACGTTGGGTCCTGGAGCGACGACGCGACGGCGATCAGCCTCGCGGACTTCAACGGCGACCTCGACGCTCTGAAAGGGGACGGCCGTCAGCGCCAGCCCCAGTACGATGCTGGGGTCGACACCGCTGCTGTCAAACTGGGCGTCGGCGACTACGTCGACGTCGGCCTCGTCGTCGATACGCCGCAGGGAAGCTCCGGGAGTCGAGTACTCAAGGACGGACAGGGGCCAGTAATCCACGCGACCGCCGAGCACTCGTCGCTCGCCGACGTCCTCACGCCAGTACACACTCCGAATGGCCCGCCACCGTGAAATTGACTCCGGCTCCTGGTTTCGCGAGACGGAGGCGATATCCCTGAGGTGGTACGTGTGACGTGGTACAGCGTCGTGGCAGGGGTCGCTTGAGACCGTTCAAACGTGCCAATACTACGACCCGGTAGTGGTAACGAGCGATAACCGAATGGCGCGTGGAACGAGCATCAGGCCACGGGAGCTGATTGAGTCGTGATAGAACGCCGACGCACCGTCGCACTCGCTGCCGCGCTCGCGCTCGCGGGAACCCTCGCGTTCCCGTCGGGAGCCGCGCCGCTGTTCTCCGGGCCGACCGACGACCTCGGCAACGACGTGGAGCTCGCGCCGAGCAGCGACTACGCCTACCTCCAAGAGGGCGAGCTCGTCGTCGACCTGTCGGCGGCGAACCCCGACGCGGAGGGCGTGAACGACGACGCCGTGACGGGCGTCGAGGACGTGTTCCGGGTGCGGTACAACGGCTCGCAGTACGCACACGTCTGGTTCACGCACGAGTCCGACGCGGTGACGTTCTACGCGAATGGCCAGCCCGTGCAGTCCGAGGCGGCGAACGTGACGCTCGCGCCGAACGCGACCGTCTCGGTGGGAGTTCGTGTGGACACGACCGGTGAGACTGCCGACGGCCTCCTCAACGAGATTACCGTGCACGCGCGGGCGGCCGACCCCGAGGACGTCGCCAGCAGTGAGGATGGGGACGCAGCCGCACTCTCGTCCGGCGGATCGACAGTACAGACGCGGGCGCCGACCGCGACCTCGCGGCGGTTCGTCGCGCTCGGCGTGAGCGCGGGGGAGGCGACCGCCTTCGACGCGTCCAGCCTCGCCATCGACGGCACGGACGGCGAGCTCACGCTCGACGAGGTCGACGTCGCGAGCACGGGCGGGTCGCTGTCGCTGGGCGTCGACGCGAACGGGACCGAGGACTCGCGGTCGCGAGTCGCCGAGCGGGGCGCGGAGCCGCTCGGCGCGGTCGCCGTGACGGATCGGCTGAAGAGCGCCGGACGCGCGACGCTACGGTTCAGCGTCCCCGTGGGATACTTCGAGGAGCGGGACGTCGCGCCGGAGAATCTCGCGGTCTACCGTGACGACGGCGGCGACGTCTCGAAGCTCCCCGTGGAGATGACCGGTGAGCGCGGCGGGCGCGTGCGCTTCGAGGCGGAGACGCCCGGATTCTCGACGTTCGTATTGGCTGCCGACCGGGCGCGTCTCCGAGTCACAGACGCGACGCTCGAGCGCGCGAGCGCTGCACCCGGGGAGGACGTCGTAGTGACGGCGAACGTCTCGAACGCTGGCAGCATCACCGGTGAGCGGACCGTCGCAGTGTCCGTCGACGGGAGCGTCGTCGCGGAGCGGACGGTCGAGGTGGAAGCCGGCGAAACCGCGACCGTGACGGCGTCGGTCGCGCACAACGAGACCGGCGAGTACGCCGTCGCCGTAGACGGTGTCGACGCCGGGACGCTCGTCGTGCAATCCAGTAATTCGAGCGGCGCGACGGCAGACCAACCGCCGGCCGGGGAGCCCGCCGACGAGCCAGTCAGGGAGCCGGCGGGGTTCGGGCTGACTGACCTGCTCGGGCTGGGAGCACTGCTCGTCGTCGTCGCGGCGTCGCTCGTGCTCGCGCGGCGGACGCCGTGGCGATGACCGCCACAGTAGCGCCGGTGCGGCAGCCGGCCGTTCGCCGGCTGCGCGAACAGGTCGACGTATGAGCCGGGGAGATTGCCCGCAGTCGTTCCGGGAGGGGCTCCGTGACGGCGTCCACCTGCGGGACTGCCTCGCGCTCGCAGTCGTTCCCGCGGTCGTCCTCGGTGTCTTCGCACTGCCTACCGCGACGCGCGAGTCGCTGGTGTTCGCGTACCGCGACCCGACGCTGGTGACCGCGTACGCGGCCCACTTCGTCCACTTCGAGCTCGAACACCTCGCGGCGAACCTCCTCGGGTACGCGCTACTCGCGGGGTTCGGATACGTGCTCGCGGCGCTGGCGGGCTGCCGGCGGCTGTTCGGCGCCGCGGCTGCGACGTACGTGCTCGCGTTCCCCCTCGTGC
Proteins encoded in this region:
- a CDS encoding DUF1102 domain-containing protein — translated: MQRRKFVAGIGSLAAAGAAGIGTGAFTSVEADRDFTVDVADDANAFLRMVAVPGSGNSDYVKVRDGQLSGDLSGGNDSLLGDGVNSGAVTTVDDLFRIENHGTQPVYVWILEDGGRNGSKNHAFYVGSWSDDATAISLADFNGDLDALKGDGRQRQPQYDAGVDTAAVKLGVGDYVDVGLVVDTPQGSSGSRVLKDGQGPVIHATAEHSSLADVLTPVHTPNGPPP
- a CDS encoding DUF1102 domain-containing protein; translation: MIERRRTVALAAALALAGTLAFPSGAAPLFSGPTDDLGNDVELAPSSDYAYLQEGELVVDLSAANPDAEGVNDDAVTGVEDVFRVRYNGSQYAHVWFTHESDAVTFYANGQPVQSEAANVTLAPNATVSVGVRVDTTGETADGLLNEITVHARAADPEDVASSEDGDAAALSSGGSTVQTRAPTATSRRFVALGVSAGEATAFDASSLAIDGTDGELTLDEVDVASTGGSLSLGVDANGTEDSRSRVAERGAEPLGAVAVTDRLKSAGRATLRFSVPVGYFEERDVAPENLAVYRDDGGDVSKLPVEMTGERGGRVRFEAETPGFSTFVLAADRARLRVTDATLERASAAPGEDVVVTANVSNAGSITGERTVAVSVDGSVVAERTVEVEAGETATVTASVAHNETGEYAVAVDGVDAGTLVVQSSNSSGATADQPPAGEPADEPVREPAGFGLTDLLGLGALLVVVAASLVLARRTPWR